Proteins from one Palaemon carinicauda isolate YSFRI2023 chromosome 26, ASM3689809v2, whole genome shotgun sequence genomic window:
- the LOC137620228 gene encoding thymidylate synthase-like — translation MSTEITTKQEDIQVTDSKPNGTVVNGEQEERHDEYQYLDLIRRTLATGNKKGDRTGTGTISLFGAQMRFSLRDGVFPLLTTKRVFWRGVAEELLWFVRGSTNAKELQEKGVHIWDGNSSKEFLEKSGFPDREEGDLGPVYGFQWRHFGAEYSDMHADYTGKGVDQLQQVIDTIKNNPNDRRIIMCAWNVSDIPKMALPPCHCLCQFYVANGELSCQLYQRSADMGLGVPFNIASYALLTCMIAHITKLKPGDFIHTLGDAHVYSNHCDALEEQLKREPRPFPKLRIKREVHSIEDFKFEDFEIIDYHPHSKIQMDMAV, via the exons ATGTCTACAGAGATCACAACTAAGCAAGAGGATATTCAGGTTACAGATTCAAAACCTAATGGGACTGTGGTAAATGGTGAACAG GAAGAAAGACACGATGAATACCAATATTTAGACTTAATTAGAAGAACGCTTGCTACTGGCAACAAAAAAGGAGATAGAACAGGCACAGGAACAATTTCCTTGTTTGGAGCTCAGATGAGATTTTCTCTCAGAGATG GTGTTTTTCCTTTACTGACTACAAAAAGAGTTTTCTGGCGAGGAGTTGCAGAAGAACTTCTTTGGTTCGTTCGAGGATCAACAAATGCCAAAGAACTTCAGGAGAAGGGCGTTCATATTTGGGATGGAAATTCATCCAAGGAATTTCTTGAAAAATCTGGATTTCCTGACAG GGAGGAAGGGGATCTTGGGCCAGTGTATGGGTTTCAGTGGCGTCATTTTGGGGCCGAATACTCTGACATGCATGCTGATTACACTGGTAAAGGGGTCGATCAACTGCAGCAG GTTAttgatacaataaaaaataatcccAATGATCGACGCATAATCATGTGCGCTTGGAATGTCAGTGACATACCAAAAATGGCATTGCCACCCTGCCATTGCCTTTGTCAGTTTTATGTGGCAAATGGTGAACTATCATGTCAGCTTTACCAGAGATCTGCTGATATGGGTCTAGGGGTCCCCTTCAACATTGCCAGCTACGCACTCTTGACTTGCATGATTGCTCacataacaaaactcaag cctGGAGACTTTATACATACACTTGGGGATGCTCATGTCTACTCCAACCACTGTGATGCTCTCGAGGAACAGTTGAAAAGAGAGCCAAGACCTTTCCCCAAGCTCAGAATCAAACGGGAAGTTCATTCCATAGAGGATTTCAAATTTGAAGACTTTGAAATCATCGATTATCATCCGCACAGTAAAATCCAGATGGATATGGCTgtttaa